The Penaeus monodon isolate SGIC_2016 chromosome 1, NSTDA_Pmon_1, whole genome shotgun sequence DNA window gtatacagagaaacgtaggccattgtcaccccgatggatcagtgtccaggaaaggtaatttctggattttctcgtgaacggactAGAGCCGCGTCAGTGTTGGGACGTCTGTTCGCTTTGCAGAGTACTAATGAGTCTTCTTGCAAGGAAAGGTTCTTCCGGATACGTATTCTCTTGTCCATCCTTGCCGAGCGATGCGGGAGGCTTCTTGTGCTGCTTTCCAAGCTTCTTCTAAACGTTCCCGAAGCATCGCGATAGGAGAATCATCATCATACACAGGTGGCTTTGCCAATCCTACAGGAATATCTACATGATGGCCTATAAAAAGGTAGAGTGGTTGATCCATTACAGTTCCATGAATACTGGTATTCAGGGCAAATCTTACCTGGAGAAGGTAATCATCCCAAGTGCGGACATTATGTGTGCATATTGCGATCAGAGCAGACTTGATTGCTCTATTTGTCCTCTCTACTACCCCGTTTGTCTGTGGATGATATGGCACTGTCACTCTGAACTGGATGAGTAACTCACATACAAGAGCCATAAGCTTGTTATCAAATTCACCGGCCTCATCTGTTTGTAGCTCCAGAGGTATCCCACAAATAGTAAAATAACCATCTATGAAGGCTTCAGCAATTGTATGAGCCTTTTTGTTTGGCAAAGGTATCAGCTCTACAAAGCGGCTAAGGTGGTCTACTATTACCAACACGTAGAGATTTCCACGTGAAGACCGTGGTAATTGCATAAGATCAGCCGAGACGCGCTCCAAAGGATGACTGACTTCAGGTGCTGAAGCAAGGGGTGCATTCTTTGAAGCACAGCCCTTCCGGATCTGAGACTCTTGGCATTCTGTAACAAAATGCTTAGTCCTGGAAagcatattagggtaataaaataaTTGCTTTGCTTTGGTGTAGGTACGAAACACACCTGAATGGCAATGGCGCACATTGTGCCAATCTTAAAACAGACAGCTGAAGTTGTACTGTTACTACAACACGTCGAAGAAGGCGATCACTCTGCTCACGGAGATGATAAAGAACACCAAGACTAATTTCAAACTCGCAGAGAGATGTTGGAAGCTTACTTTTTGGCAACTGTCCACCTTCTAAGTAGGTGATGATTTCCTGTATTAACGAGTCTTTATTTTGTTCTGCCCTGAGCAATGTTGGGTCCAGAGTTTCAATATGTACCGATGCAATGGCTGCAGCCCGTGAGACCATGTCTAGAACTTGATGGTTACTGCCACGTCAATACATGACTTTAAAGTCATAGTGTTGCAGCTCGACATACCATCGGGATATCAcacgacttttatttttttctggaaaatatataacaaagagGGTGGTAAAgtgacgtacatatatatatatatatatatatatatatatatatatatatatatataatatatatatatatatatatatatatatatatatataggtcaaaAGCTCTGACAGCTAATACCTGAATTATCCCGTTGCATAAGACAAGTACCTACAGCCACTTTAGAAGTATCAGTGTGTACCTCAAAAAGCTTCTCATAACATGAGTTACACAGGACTGGGGCAGAAACCAGAGCACCCTTAAGCTTGTCGAATGACTGTTGAACGTCCGAGTTCCATTGAAACTTTGCATCTTTGCGAAAGAGTGGAGAGGCAATTGCAGCATAATTTTTAGTATGACGCCTAAAAAAATCCTGAGGATCCCAAAAAACGTCTTACACCTTTTGCATCCTTAGAGTCTGGTAGTATTCCCTCCTCGGAAATGATGTGTCCGAAAAACTTGAAGCAGCGTACTGCAACCTCACATTTGTCTGGATTTAGCCTTAGGCAAGCAGCATGGATTAAATCTATGGTTTCTTTCAAATCTTTGAGATGTTGTAACCCTCTGGAAAAGACAACAATGTCGTCCAAATAAGCAGCAGTATGCTTATCAAGAACACTTGCAAACACGAGGTTAATTGTACTCTGGAAGGTCTGAGATGCATTCGGCATTCTGCAGAACTGGTCTGTCATCTGGTGCTACTGGAATAGCCCAATATGCATTTCGAGCATCAAAAGAAGTGAAGATAGTAGAATCATTGAGGTCGTCTAACATTTGCTGAACTGGAGGTAAAGGATAACTTTCGGCTACGTCAGTGCATTAAAATTCCGAAAATCGACTCAAAATCTTACAGAACCATCTTTCTTCCTCACAAGTACAACTGGCGAAATCCAAGGGCTCACTGATGGCTCTATCACTCCAGCTTTCTCCATCATATCACACTGTTCCCTGATAACTTGTCTTGCAGTATGAGGAAGTCTCTACTGACGTGTAACTGTTGGTGCAGCATCTCCTGTTGGAACACTGTGAACAACATCGCTGTCAGTGAAATCAGAGATGAAAAGATTTGGATACTTTAGCAAAAGATTTTCTATGTGCGTTCGCTCAGAAACATCTAAATGGTCAAGACATGGCAGTGTTTCTTTATTACTGGTTTCCTCAGCAGCAGGCAAATTTGTCAGGGttggcactaagacagcagcaaCATCATTCTTCTCACTATCATGATCAAGAGAAGTTTCCAGGTAGCCCATGAAGTGAGCATCACTATAGCCAAAATCTTGTTCACCATACAATTTGTGTATGGATttatgtgaataatgataataataataataattattattattattattattattataatatcaataataataataataataataataataataataataataataataataataataataataataataataataacaataataatgataatagcaataataataataataatgataataataatgataacaataatgataataattatcacataatagttttagtagtaatagtagctgtAGTACTAAACGTAGTAGTAATAGAATTagaagtaacagtagtagtagaggAGGTAAcaaattaacatcattactagtaattgtactactaatagtagtgatattagtggtaatatttttagtattgataacattagtagtaaaaattcgaacaaaaacaagaacagtgAGATGGAGGAAACAAACTATTAAAATATTGTAGTCACTCTTctacattttctttgaaaaaacgTTTTCTGTAAATAATTGAGATTAATCACCGTTCAAATGGTGTTTCTCCTCTTAGACGTTACAGCTCAACGATGTTGTATctatttgttatttaaatttcaaattgcTCAGAACATGCTATTTATACGATGCTTGAAATTTTATCACACAACTGTTTAAAAATTAACTTAGTTAGCCCTACAGCTTAACGAAACTAACATTttctttgaaatataatataaagaaaatagactGAAGGACAAACTAATGTAGTTTTGGGAGAgtgcgagaaagaaagaggaagagagatgaagatataggaagagagagggagaataagagggagaagaaaaagagaaagcgaagggaagggatagaaagagaggaaaacttTCCGTGTTTGTCAACCAAGATTGCAGAAAAAAGTGTATGGAGTGTTAACCTTGGcgaaaaataaaacacttttcaTTTATGGCAAAGTTGCGTAAATTGATAATAACGGAGATTCGCGAGTAAATAgagcacgtaaaaaaaaaaaaatctcaatatttTTAGTTTGTCTAACTACGATTCCTGACCATTTGCGCATTGCTATGCTTACTAACTATATAAAGGCCACAGGGAGCGGCACAGGCGCGCGCAATTTTTAAATGAATACGTACGTAAAGATCACGCGGTATCATTCAGTTATTTATCAATGTCTTATGCATGATATTACAAATAGTATACTAGATTCTTCGTTATGAAGTTTGTATAtgtcttcttttatatttcttttaatctttGTAAGGTAAGTTACCAATTACGTATTGGTTGTGGCTTAAATAAGTCGTACGCATTATCCATTGATTCTTTATTGTGCGAATGAAGCTGAAATGATCAGCACACAACGGCGAATTCATTTTGTTACCtcggtaagtatatatatatatatatatatatatatatatatatatatatatatatatatatatatatatatatatatatatatatatatatatatatatatatatatataatatatatatatatatagatatagatatatatagatatagatatagatatagatatatacaaatatatatttatatgtgtttacacTCCCCTTTGATTATTATAGGATATTTTAAGGTAGGTTTACATATAGTAATACTTTATGTAATTTAAACTATTCACaccaatatttttaatttacattgAACGATGATGTATTGCATTTTCAATTAGCATATCAAtacaacttttttattatatatgaagtaTACTGTGAACGCAAACTGCaatttcaaatataataaaatattgatatgtcAATATTGTCTTCTTTCTTACATCAAATATATTAGAAATGTATTTACAttacaaaaataaactaaaaagtaaagctataaatattaaaatgtcgTAACAATTGCGCAACATGTATTCACTGTCATACACATAACCAAataatctttaaatatatttatattaatatggccCATGATGACTGCATGTTAAACATTATTTAAAACCTTTTGTAATATGGTTAACATGTAAAacactttattctctctctcatatatatatatatatatgtatatatatatatatatatatatatatatatatatatatatatatatatatatatatatatatatatatatatatatatatatatatatatatatatatatatatatatatatatatatatatatatatatttgcgtgtgcgtgtgtgtatttcttcatgcatatgtaatgaaaatattaaatgtttacaAACGCAGCTATGTGACGGCAGAGGGGAAATGTGCGTTTTGAACCGTgcattcagttataatatatcaacATGTGTAAATAAGTCATATATGAAAAGTGTAATTTCATCAAGGTAAACGTCAAGTCGCGATGTCAATAGAAAAACGCCGTTTGAAATGTGGttggtttaaatttttgaaaatatcatATAGAGTTACGGAAAAGGAAATCGTTTTATAAAACTCGATAGTGTTCGTTACATAGTGTTTTCTTAATTACGTAAATACGTTAACAATacaagaaaaaagtaacaaaaataacagttttAACCATAAAAGATGGGTTGAATGTCCTTAGATTTTCCACTACCAAAGTTGGCGCGGCGGTGCGTAGACTTTCAGAGATGGCGgtgacgtccgtagagtttcattggtcaattctaatttttttttgtgcatgttttacacatttctgttctcctttcttcttatttcagcctgttttacgcCGCAATTTCCCTGGTTTACTTCATggcctcccctgctatcgggacttaccaaatcacatcaagattgtcggctggagaatgcaacggaAATGATCCTCAGATTTGCTCTCATCGCACGAGAacaaatttgatgataaaaatattgtcagggaagacttGGTTGTCATATTCAGAAAATTAACCGAGGAAGAAAGATgcagaaaaaggaagacagaagaagagagaggcagagggagagggagaagaaaaaagaggatagagatagggagagagagaggtagacggagagggaaaggaagaaagaggaaaaaatgaagagataggaagagaaataaacagggagagagagaaggtgaaggaaagggagagggagggaaggggtgggaaactTTATTAGACATGCGAATATTTGTGccaattagtagtagtaataatggtaatataatttttatgattattatcactgttatcataattatcatcattattgttataattttcattattgttatactattattattatcgtacacacacacacacagacacacacacacacacacacacacacatatatatatatatatgcgaggtgCGAGGCCCAATTGGGAACGACTTTTTTCAGACAATTCTGAGAATGAAAGTGcctaagccagaaaaaaaaaaatataggagacttttttttaccatattctCAGAAAACGCCTGGCGTAAATAGGTTTTACacttttatattttactaataaacacgtccatttttaataaaatctgacatacatcaaataatGTAAGTCAACCTTTGGCAACAGTTTCAACCGCTTGTTTACATCGTTCATTTTTGCTCATCAGTTTATTTCATACTCAAAAATACCTTCAAATGTATACAGATGTATTTTTCCTGGGAGAAGTAATCTAATGTGCAGGGttacatataaaatgcatatgtacaggaataaataattagtaaaaaaaaagaaaaagtttaatgaCAGTGAAATGGAAGATTAATAAGAATGGAGTGCCCTCTACCGAAGCGTGGGCGACACAGCTATCGCGCGTTGCGGGAATGTTGTGTAGTTTTCATTAGCCACAAATCGGAGGAGTCAAACCATGAAGTTCAAAGCTTGAATGATTATACTATATAAGCATTCAAGTtgtggacatgttttctttttttaatgaagacaaaaaaatatacaaccaaATCTATTAACACCCTGGTATAGTTTCTTTTAGAAGTTTGGGATGATTCTCTTATTAAtgagtaaaaaatttatattttgctcTGGTTTCTTGTAACAGATATATTTTGCTGTAGCATGAGATATTTTTGAAATGATGAAAACCCTTTGTGTGCTCTTAGTTGTatctattttaaagaaataaagtaaaatatataattcaacagTTTGCCCATTTTTagtaaaatagagaaatattaaaaatgtaatgataataataatagaactatAAGTATCATAATAGATTTCATTTAACAAGCAACTCCTGATACAGGAAAATTCAAATTGTTCTCAGGAGTAAATGCGGTTTTGCTGAACAGCagcactcccacacatttccaaattcaaggTCCAATTTGTcagttggttcacctgattcacagttgagtTTCACATGACTGGTcgtgatttccagtgtgttcaagatgctgttaatcacttcacatcgcGAATTCGCCTTGCAGCAGAAGAATCCATTCCCAAAATTAGCAGGCAGTGCCGTCGACCTCTGGTGCCTGGCTGTCAGAACAAGAACAGCTGTATTGGGGCAGTTCAAACGACGCCTCAATGAAATAgccttgatccattataaaaagacctgagccaGGGTCAGGCGAGTGCTGGGgcaggctagacggacgtcatggagactgTATTatctcgattaactctgggacctccTTAGTATGGGTATGGGACAGGGATTGTTGGATCGCTGGAAACAGCACATACATgacaccacctgctttgaagatagaaagcataatcctcacagacaaaaggGATGTTGCAggtgagctagctaaatccatggcagaggtctcctctggagcatcttgtACTGCCCCAATCTCTACTCTTCCGGCTGAACAGGAGTAGCACCCATTGTCGTTCTTCAgtgggactgcagcagaacttccatacaacttgccatttttgcataGGGAGGTGGACATAAGACTGTCCCAGGATGTGACTATATACTTACCAGAGACCTCTCAAAGGTACCTGTTGGACCTACTCAATAGGATTTatagaaagaggctataatcattcctgtccctgaacctggcaaggatgcttccacaccagggaattacagaGCAATTTCACTCACCAGCTGCAtatgcaagctgatggagaaaatagcAAACTTCGGGTTGGCACAggtactagaaaaggaaaacgttctgatactatatctatataggtttagaaaattgagatcaaccacagatgcacttgtgaggatggaaactgctatacagactTCCTTCACACGGCGACGTCACATATTGGTGGTCTTCtgtgaccttgaaaaggcttacgatgctacttggaagcatgacatactcatgaagctgtatgacgtTGGTTAAAAGGAGCATTACTTGCCTTCATACAAAGTTCCCTTCTGACAGGAAGTTtggagttcgggtgggaaacagtttctctaacctggaaaatcaGCTGGATGGGGTCCCACAGGGTAGTATCTTGGGTGTGGCCCTGTTTGCtgttgctataaatgacatcgtggGGGTCGTtctaagtgctgtctcatgtGATCTGTGTGTGGATGACTTTGAACTgtgctgctcaggaggaagcttgtGAGATGTGTGGTGAAGCATGCAGGCTGCAATGGGTTGGgctgtgcagtgggcaacataccatgggttcaagtTTTCACATCTGTCTTGGGGTGtggactgcacaacgcttctgtaGCTTTGCTGAGCGCTTGTTTGTGGtgaacttgactatggatgtgggGCTTGTTCATCTACGGCTCCCACTGTTCTCTgtatgttggactcagttcatggTGAAGTTCGCAGAATCTGTACAGGACTTTTGGGTCTTTATCCGTGGAGTCCCTGTGTGCTGGGAGTGGGGGGCCGCCTCTTTCATTGCAACGGGACTGCATGAACCTGATTTGCTGCACAAGACtgcaaaggattctgggatctcctgcATCCGGATTGGTTTTCGGCCCCCTTGAGGATGGCCAATCCTGTGGTTAGGGAGTGGGGAATCctgtggaagatcttaaattGGGTCTCACtagggttctggctgttggaattccccaggtCCCCCCTTGGACTGGTCAAGTCAGGCTGGATTTGGTCGGagttgggaggggggaagagatccaaagcagaagtcagagagatttcttcaacacatttctaagtaccttCCAGcggtcaagatgactagagatctcacgaaccattctattgtaatatattgtggcTCTTGTAGTGCCtagcaagcaatcaagagcttaaactcatcacttcCAGTGGCGAGGGaaattcaagattggcttgcactgatgtttgcacgtaaaaagataattctgtgttgggtgccagcgcatgttggtatcagtgggaatgagcgagctgatcggaaggccaaggcaactgccgctcagccctgtgatgctcgttttcttctcccacacactgacttgaaacccagcatcaggagttgtcttcgtgataaatgaagggaacaatggaggcatacctctggaaacaaactgcgagagattatggataaccttggcagttgggtaaccagcatccatcccaaccaacaaGTGGAAGCTGTATTAACAAGAttgagaatcgggcacacaagactgactcgactcatgggctgatgatggctaagagtgaagcactttgtgagggatgccaagagctattaacggtcgcacatgtagtggaaatatGTTGCACCAAAGACGTttatacttgtctcccccatatacaaagaaaaatgtattgaGGAAGGAATGTGACAtggaaggtcttattagtttccttaggggggaaatattttcaataaaatttaattatgcataatgtttatgcaataatttaaacatttagagcataatatttatgctttgattcttaatatatatatattttttatttattagacattttttaacgttttaaatatattagcatttcaatctaacaaggtattcgtcgCTATGACCTTAGCCGTTGACGTatcagataatttaaaataatcattcaatcatcaatcatcctcATTTCACATGTAACTCATGGTACGAAAAGCCCCCCAGCGAGATATCCTTTTTACTTTATTCATTAAAGAATCTTATTTAATGTCCATAATAATCCTAAGGTAGGATGTTGGTTGTTTTTCTATGTTATgtcagtatttatatttttattagactAAAAACGTGGTCATCTTGAAGAAAactgtatataaactatatatcataatgtctaacaatacttttattattagtattgttcaaTCTGTTAAtgtcttccaatatatatatatatatatatatatatatatatatatatatatatatatatatatatatgtgtgtgtgtgtggtgtgtgtgtgaccccgGCTGTCGAGGGGTTGCCCATTatcatgggcgggggggggggcaattttgTCCCGCGCTGCCGTGGGGCCCGTTGCCTTGGGCGGAGGCCCTGTTACCCTGGGGTGGGGGCACGataccctgggccaagggtccctGTTCACTCTGGGGAAGAGAGCTcgagctagctgcccgaggaagcaccggggaagccCCCTGGCTGGCCCCCTGCGACCCGGGGAGGGTAGTCAGACTGCCCTCTGACTTTCGGGACCATGAGACGGCATGGTTTACTGAGCTGTTAGACGGCGGCGGAGAGGAGGCAAAAACACGTCCGTTCGCTACGGCTGCTAGACTCTGAGAGTAGTAGGTGGGGGGgtggtaactcggctgtctatcactcaatcaaaaaccatgactgcgcAAACAGATCAATGGCCCTCATTCCCCAGATTCGAAGGAGCCATTGGTATGGCAGCAGCTAATTTGAAGACCAGAGTGgcagaatttagccttaacatctaaaacagatattcacttctcagcaagGAAGATCTCAATATTGACCAAATCAGCAAACAATTCaaagacataataaaggaatctgcacaatgatttcaggtaccagcatgaaaacagctaaaagaagacttagaatagggagaaatcaaatgtatgcaataaagaaaccagacggagaagtgacataaaacaagaatgaaatcataaaagtagtgaaagacttttacagagatctatacaactcaaataaacAGTCACAGATAGAAGCAAacacggtaactagagacgtaacTAACAACaaaacagatgaaataaaaagagcCTTTTAAACGGAAAAAACTCCAAATACCTGGAAaattgcaacaattattttgatatataaaaacgtggatagaaaggatctaaaaactaccaacccataagcctcctttcagttacagactgttcacaaaagtcatcagaGCTTGCATCTCTGGCAGTCTGGATTCTAGAGATCAGGCAAGCTTCCACAGTGGATTTTCAACAACAGATCATATCCAcgtgctcacccaaataagagaaaaaataaacgaatataggaaacccctgtgtttTGCATACATCGAATACGAAAAGGCGTttaactctgtacaaataccagcagtattagatgctattcaaagacagggagtagagaatgtatattgtaaaatatcagaagatatatacgaagatggaacagcaaccatcaagctccactcggaaactgataaaaaacaaataaaaaaaggtgttaggaagggcgacaccatctcaacAAAatatttacagcttgccttgaggaaatattcaagaagttagaatggaacggaaagaatatgaaaataggaGATGTATAACTGAACAATCTAAgctttgcagacgatattgttctcttcagggAATCagtaaatgaaatgcagcaattactATACGATCTTAGTAGAGAAAGACTGAAagtaggatgaacaagaaaaaggctAAGGTCATGTTAAACAGTAGAGCtcaattcaaacagatacatgtacaaggcgaagcactagaggtaatgaccaagtatatatatctagagcaaATTCGTACAGACAAcactagtgaagaggaaataaagcaacgcatcagtctaggctggagtgccttcggcagacacagtaacatactaagaggcttcttgctattatgtttaaaaagaaaagtctttaaccaatgcgtcctcccacttacgacctatggatcagaaacatggactacaaccaaattactggagaggaaactaataagtgcccagagtgggatggaaaggttgatgctggtAATAAGCTTAAGAGATCGGATGAAggcaacgtggatcagggaagaggcaaaagtggaagatatacttgggaacataaaaaaaaaaaggcaacggcaggtcatatatgtcggcgacaggacgacagatggacaaaaaaagcaacagactgggctatagataacataatgaGGCCAAGggtcagaccaatgacaagatagagtgacgaaataatgaaaaacagaaaaagttggaaaagattaggagatccctacgtcctgcagtggattgattcaagcTACTCCTGccgataatatgtatgtatgtatatataatatataaatataaataatatattatatatatatatatatatatatatatatatatatatatatatattatatataatatatatatatatatataatatgtatgtattatatataaaatataatataatataatttatatatatatatatattatatatatattatatatatatatatatatatatgatatatataaatattatataatattaaatattatatatatatataatatatatatatataataatatataatatatatatatatataatatatattaatatatatatatatatatatatatatgattaggaaaggcatccaatcaggcatgggtgAGATTGAGACTCTCAAATAATgagttgagagaggccgatttcctgcagtggaataaatggctgttgaaaaaaaaaaattgtatgcatgtatacatcatatatatcatgtatatattcatatatatgtatacacacacacacacacacacacacacatatatatatatatatatatatatatatatatatatatatatatatatatctatatcatcatcatcatcaaggggctaacgccgacgggggcgcatggccgcatccacccttcgcttccagccacgaggatccctcgaggcgagtctccaggcaggcccacggcccatctctaattcctcgcgacaggtctcgtcgagctgcccaagccatgatctcctaggacgtcccacaggtctcctccacccagggttgtctcgcagagagacaacctgatgggcagggtcgtccatagggaggcgagctaggtggtcatatagcctgagttggtgatcccggattatgcaagtaacaggtcccatgccagtctcacagtgtaaccgccggttggacacgtggtcctgccaactgtaccccatgatccggtgaagggacttgttacaaaaggcatcaaggcgagactccaaggcactggatagcgtccaggtttcgcttccatagagcaaaactggaagtatcaaggccttgaagacacgcagcttggtccttctgcataggtaccgtaatctccaaacgctcttgttgatcgagttcatggctcctgttgcc harbors:
- the LOC119576524 gene encoding uncharacterized protein LOC119576524; this translates as MEKAGVIEPSVSPWISPVVLVRKKDGSHQMTDQFCRMPNASQTFQSTINLVFASVLDKHTAAYLDDIVVFSRGLQHLKDLKETIDLIHAACLRLNPDKCEVAVRCFKFFGHIISEEGILPDSKDAKGSFDKLKGALVSAPVLCNSCYEKLFEVHTDTSKVAVGTCLMQRDNSAIASVHIETLDPTLLRAEQNKDSLIQEIITYLEGGQLPKSKLPTSLCEFEISLGVLYHLREQSDRLLRRVVVTVQLQLTKHFVTECQESQIRKGCASKNAPLASAPEVSHPLERVSADLMQLPRSSRGNLYVLVIVDHLSRFVELIPLPNKKAHTIAEAFIDGYFTICGIPLELQTDEAGEFDNKLMALVCELLIQFRVTVPYHPQTNGVVERTNRAIKSALIAICTHNVRTWDDYLLQVRFALNTSIHGTVMDQPLYLFIGHHVDIPVGLAKPPVYDDDSPIAMLRERLEEAWKAAQEASRIARQGWTREYVSGRTFPCKKTH